AGGCATctttccctctgtgtgtgtcattattttGCACTAAGCAGTTGTAATtaatggtgacacacacacacacacacacacacacacacacacacacacacacacacacacacacatacataagttGGCACGTGTTGTGGTAATTATTCTTACATCCATTACACGCACTAACACTTCAAAATAATTGCTGTGcgtagacactctctctctctctctctctctctctctctctctctctctctctctctctctctctgaaaagtacGTGTCTTTATTTCACTTGCTACCGCGTCTGGAAGCTGACATTGTGTTCTCGGGAATGTcacgcgtgagagagagagagagagagagagagagagagagagagagtaagcgaGCACGCCGTGAATAACCGTGCAAAGCGACGTGCGTGGGTGCGTGCGTGTCTGTCAGAGGGGAGAAGTGAAGCtcgttatttttatcttgagggTTTATCACGAAGCGCTGAgtgtcagagtgtgtgtgtgtgtgtgtgtctggtggtagctgtgtgtgtgtgtgtgtgtgttgtggtttgtgAGGCGTTGTAAGCGTCGGCCGGGCTGGAAAAGGTTCGCGCGTTTGGTTACTAAGggtcgtattcttaaacacttatACCACGCCTCCACTGCTTTCAAAGGCCTCTACTTTAAGTGACGTGAGTTCCTAAGGGGTGTTTCCAACGTTCTAGAGACAGACTAACAGATTTACTACTTTCAAAGGTCTCTAGTTTTAGTGACACGAGTTCCTAAGGATGTTTCTAAGGTTCTAGAGAAAATTGACAAGATTTACTACTTTCAAAGACTTCTAATTTGTGACATTGGTTCTTGAGGCGTGTTTTCAATGTTCTaaagacagattgacaagatttacTACCTTGAAAGGCTTCTAGTTTAAGTGACACGGGTTCGTAAggagtgttttcaaggttctagagACAAATTGACAACATTTCTATATTAGGAACAAGAAAACACTGTAGAGAACTCAGCTGACAATCACTGAGGCCTTTCGTGGTGAGATAGTAGAGTGTTTCTGAGTACTAGTGTAAGTTACTAAATGACTGAATTCGCGAGTGTGGGCACTTGGCGAGGGCTGAGGTGGTAGCAGAGGGAGGGACGCGGCGGTACTTGGCTCATCTAGCGCGCCTCAGTGTGACCAGCCTAGCTTTAGTTTAGGGTGCTACATagattacgtctctctctctctctctctctctctctctctctctctcttgcttgtcaattttcttttcctgtaaaataaagaagaaaagaagctaaAATACGAGACagcgccacaccacaccacaccacacaccacaccacaccacaccacaccacaccataccacaccacaccataccacaccccaccacatcatgccacaccacaccataccacaccacaccataccacaccacaccacgctccATGAAGACAGGGAAacaggagacaggaaggaatgCACACGAGTATTCTCCTCAGCATAAACATTCCCGCATTCTTCACCAAACCGGGACGAAATGTAAACACCCGCAGATTAGGGACAGGTAGACCGCCAATAGCTTACCTGTGGCGATGCTTCCcttcctatcctctctctctctctctctctctctctctctctctctctcattcattcatttttgcatttccttcagtttctccgtccccttatcttccttttttttgtctcctctcactttctttttccatattcctccatctcctcctcctcctctttctccttctccgtttcctcctcctcctccttcttctcctcctcctcctcctcttcctgtgagTGTCTTAAAAACCTCACAAGTGTAacaaaataatctctctctctctctctctccttattggCGTATGTGAGTATATGTTTGTGTCTCCGCAGGATCGAGGAAGACGTGGAGGGCAGCCGATACAACAGGATCTGGAAGCAGCCTAACATGTCCTCTTCTGAAGCCTCCAAGTTGTGAAGCCTAGTGTTCTCTCGTTCTCCTCGCCCTCTGGCCCGTATTCTGATATGCTTTGTTCTCACCATCACGGCTTtccaagggctccagttgaagatgctCATGAAACTACCCCAGAACTCATcccatgaataaaaaaaaagaaataaaaagaaatgagcaaaagaaaaagaaaaaagctaaaCATTCACTTTGGCGTGGGGTCAGAGTGTAGCATATAGAGTACCAGAGAGTAGCAGGGTGTACCAGAGTGTAGCAGGGTGTTTTTATCGTTCTGgggatggattggcaagatttctggtttattaaaaggagaaactattgaaaacccggctagttgtctctgtggccttggaaaattgtcgtagtgagagggaaaagcgtttctgaataccggcGTCTCCTACGTGGGGAAGCCTTCATCAGCTCCCCCACCCACCACATTGTTACTTATCAGCGTTTgtaaatcatcattatcatcttttttataACGACACAGTGGCTAGAGGCGTTTTTACTATGGTTCACTGTTTCTCTCACTCATCAAACGTTCTTTTCCCTATATTCTGCAACCCATGAATCTACTTTAGTGTCAAATGTGcgtttattgtttctctctctctctcttggtgtcaCAGTGAGAAATAACGTGTGGGTTATATTGAAGACACTTTTCCCTTTCTAACGTGGACATAGAAAGGAACAAAGTGTATTGGCGTGGTGAAGGTgttggagtgtggtgtgggaaAGAAGTTAGCATGTGTAGGgtgtaggaatgaaggaaggaaggactgtcTCTATaaactccttttctcttccttcgttatgGAACTATGAAGTGTTTTGCTATCCGTTTCTCTTCAGCCAGTCATCCTGTTTTGGTTGCAGTCTTCACACACAACTATGCTGTTTTCGAGGCTCGCCCAGGGAAGGTTTCGTTATCCAAGCTAGTCAGTGATTCGTAGCAGTTGTCTGgttatatttctcctttatcgAGATTATCCTGTAGTAGTTTTTAATAGTTTATGGTTAGTTGCTCTATTTTTTATGATGATTTGTTGTTATGACAATGAGGAGATACACATgtgatgcaacacacacacacacacacacacacacatttttttcacgtGGGACATTGAAATTCGTTCACTCCTACAGACAAAATATAAAGTATGCCTTTCATTCGCAGGAGATTTCTTTCTGCGGAACATTCTTTATTTGATGTTGGGACAGTGATGAAGGTGAGCCTAGGCCCCAGCACAGTGGTGAGGTGGTCTGTGGTGTGGGGCACTTGGCAAGCACTGTCTGGCTGTGTCTCGGTGGTTAGGTTCTGTTTACGTGCACTCCAGACTCCAGTACACAAGTACTTCCCTCACATATCCTAAGTGTACACAAGTGATTTTGTCAGTACTTGTACTGTAGCTACGCGCGTCATCActtatcactaccatcaccattattatttatcatttctccTTGACAGACATCAGTTTACTTATATATTACTCTAACTATAAGCTGCTTCTGTACATGAAATATTCATCTTTATGCTGTCAGCGTTTTCTAAGTTTATGATCTATTGTACAGTGTGTTCATGTGCCAAATCTTGGAATAGAGGAGTTGTTTGCAACTTCAATTAATAAACATTTGTACAAACCACCCACGTCCTCTTGCTGAGACTTAAAAATCGGTGACTTATTGTACCCGTCTGTGTCTGTGGCCCAACCGTCAGTCcccatcattgtgtgtgtgtgtgtgtgtgtgtgtgtgtgtgtgtaagtcataAGGAGCAGAGAGTGCCGTCACACCACTAGGTACAAGGGCATGCTGGTCAGGTGATAAGCACCAGTGGTCAGATCAAGGCtttaagaaaagggagaaggtgaGTGTTCTCTGCAATTGTTacatcattcattttttctgtaATTCTCAGTTCTGTTCTCTGCATCATTGTGTCACTTGTCAACATGTGGTGTGGTCCAGCATCAGTGCCAGTGTCATCTGGAAGCAATACTGAGTACTACAAGTGCTCAACATGAAGCTGACTTGCTATGTAGTACAAAACTATCATGTAACAAGTGACATGTGACTCAAGGTTCCTCATGAGCCAGGTTTGGGTtatacatgttttcatttgtcaGAATAAAGTTTTAACAATGTGTGGCTTCTACTGGGAATTTATTACTTCTTAacaagatgaatgaataaatgaattgaGCTATAATAAATAATTTGCTTTATTGATATAAATATAAAATCCAAAAGTTTCAATGTTTCCAATATtgacttttctcttgttttaagCTTAATACTTCCATCATTTCCCTCCTTTAGCTTAATGTTCCCAAGTGCTTTAAAGCTGAGACAAGTGTAGGCAGTGATAGAAAGCTCTTGTAGTATGAATAATATTGGGATGCCATCATGCCATCAGACACCACCCtgcccccctccacctccacctcagaCACCACCACATTTCTGTCACTTCACTTCTCGCTCAACAGCTGCAGGTGACTCCTTGACCTTCatgggagaaataaagaataagtaaataaaactaaGAGCATCTAATGAAAATGAATTGAAAAAGACTAAAATGACagtaaaaaacaattaaaatagATTCAAATATTGAGTAACCCTGGCTTTAGATATAATGGCTCTTATCCAAATATCTATCTATACTATAAGATATGTATCCAAAAAGAGCACATGGACTCACTGGCAAAGTTATGGGCCTTAGGATGCAGAACACCTGAGCTGCCTTACAGTGGAGGTGCAGCGAGGCAGGGAGGGCTCTTGAGATCTGGGCATTCACCACACAAGCAGGCGGAGTGTACTGAAGCAAAGACAATGATGGCAAACTGTTCTTCCGAGAGCAGAAACACTGTTGGCAAAGGTTCAGGAAGAAGTGACCCTCAGCACTGATCACTGTGGACACACTGCTACTACCTGTGCTTCTCTGACTCACACTACATCAACACAACCATCACTTTTCATCATCGTTATCTTCGTCACTGCTGTCGCCGAACACCtccccctcacctgtcccaccAAAGGTTTCCTCCAGCTGTTTTGAAGCCATCCAGAAGTCCTTGGAGGCTGCGCTGGCCTGGGCCGCCACCTGTGCCTGGAAACCGAGGCAGGAGCTTCCAGAGTACAAGTTAAGGCGGCTGTCCagggaggtggtgtggtgagtgggcagggcGAAGGTGGTCCAGTCAATCTGCCGTGACTCATCCTCCTTCAGGTTTTCATTATGAGTGAAGGTTTCCTCTTCTCCTGCATTCACCTCTTCACCCGACGAgtctttctccctctcgtcGTCACCCCAACAAAAATTAACAGGAGGTCTCCGTCTGAGGACACTCACAGTCTCTTcctcagaatcagaatcagagtCTATGCAGTCACCAATCACTTCAGTCCTTCTGCAAGTGCTGCTCAGGAACTGTCTCTCGTCTTCACCAGAGTGTGAAAGTGTCACTGCTGCTTTCAGTCTTACTTCATTcactattctctcctcttcatcttcatccagTTCTTGTCTAATTTTCCTGTATGCTGCCAGCCTCTCCTCATCACTGTCCACCTCGTCCTGCACACTGGCCAGGCTGGCTGCTGGTGGCCTAACACCTCTCAGTGCTGCAGTGTTGAGCTCCTCGATGGTGACAGGTGCAGTTTCACCTGGATCACctgcactctcctcctcctcctcttggctcacttcttccttctctgtaaCCTTCACAATGttctgtaaaaaaaagagatacacAATGTTAGGAAGCACCTTAAAACTGTCAATGGTTTATATTAAAGGCTCCCTTGGCCCAGCTAACTATTCAAGTATGAACTAAATTAATGCACAATAGCACTGATAAGTATTCCACCTGCTGGGCTGGTCTGATGCGCAGCTTCTCCAAGGcaaccttctccctctcctcccacattTTGCGACGGCTGACCAAGATTGGCTGCAGCTCCCTAAGGACTCTCTTCCCCTGTTCCTTCTGCTGCCGAAGCATCTGTTTCTCCCTCCTGGCATCTACACACCACAGGTCATCATCTGGcacacccacctcctcctccaacaccctgCTGTTCATGTCAACCTCAAACACTTCATCCTCAGCAGGCACTATCTGCTGGTCATACAGCAGGATGGCAGGCAGCTTTGCTGCAGTGACCTGCTcaacctgctcctcctctccagctgtacatggcaaactTGCCCTCTCCTCACTGCTCTCACTGGCAGCTCCATACTTCCTGGCACCTCTGACCTCTGCCTCCTCTAGGCAGCCCTGACAGGCATCCAGCTCCAGCCTCAGAGCAGTCAGCTGTGCCTTGAAGTGTTCATAGGAGGGAAATGCTTCAAGACATTCTGACTTGCACAGTTCTGATgtgtcactttctctctcaaaGTCTGACTCAAGACTCTGCACTCTGGCCAGAGCAGCCCGTAGATGCAAACCCAGACTGTGAACAGCCAcatacacatttttcttcttctcctcaatACTTGGTGAAGTATTCACCGATGGTCTCTCCATTAACCAAAAGCACTTGTTGTATTCATATTGCTTCTGGAGGGATTGCATTTTTTCTAAGAATGCATCTTCCTTATAAGAAGTGGCTATGAAATCAACAACCCCTCTGTACTCAGAATCTGCCTGTGATCCGTGCAGCCACAACAGCAACTCAGTCAGCACGGCAGACGTCTGAAGCTTTATCACAGTGACTCGACTCtgtcaggaaaaggaaaatacaagtaaaaattATCATAGTAAAGAACATATTTTCATTATCCTCTGCAATCCCCTTTAGCAACATTGTATGcaagaaaagtacaaaaactcagGAAGACCAAGGCaatgaaagactgaggaaagatGTAGCCTGACTTTACCTTCATATACTGCAATTGTTGAGTGAGTGAACAGCTCTGTTCTAGGCTGGGCGGCTCATCAAAGAGGTGTCTGATGGCTGGGTAGTGAGGGATGCCCGGTTCAAGAGCAATGTGGGCCAAGGTGAGGAGTTTGGTTGCCGCTGCCACTGTGCTCAGCAGAGCCTCACTCAGGCAGGACATGTGGGGGGACTCCTCGTGCAGTGAGGCCATGGCTGCTCCTGGTCCTTGAGCCCTGAGGGAGAACGAGataatatataatgtgtgtctTTATCAatggaaacactcttgacaatttcatatttttttctagtgacagattaacaagatttaaaTATTATTGCATGGAGAAACAATTTTGCGAATCTGTCTATTGATCTccatggccttggaaaacaatcaTGGTGAGAGAAGGATGTTTCTGAATGAAGGAGTAAGGAGTACGAGGGCAGCTCAGCTTTAGGGCAACATTACTCACAGCACAAAACCCTTGCCTATCAGGTCCATCTCCAGCAGCAAACGCACAGTCTTGGAGGTGAGATGGTTCATTTCCTTCAAGCTTGATACAAACTGTCCCAAACATGCTGCCTTCTGCAACCAATACATGCTGGAAAAagttaatattaattaaaatccCAAAATGTGTGAAATTACAGAGTATTTAAAAGTTGAGGATTTGCAACAATGAGCTGAAGACGGTTCACACAGATAGGTAAGGACTCACCAATACAAGCCACAGGTAGTTAGAGCAACAAGAAGGATGCTGAGCTGAAAATACAGATCCTCGGTTGCAATCCACAGCAGCAAAAGGCACATAACTATCACCACTGCATCCCTGTAATAGAAACACACCAACATCAGCCTACTCTAACAATAGTACCATTAACCTGCTTCATGTACACACAGAATCAGTGACACACAAAAAGCAAAGCAATGGATGTATAGAACAGTCATAGGGAACCTTTTATGCAACAAGAACACCAGTCTAAATTATACAATCTTGAGTTTTCAAACACTTCctgagaaaatacagttatcTACATGAGACAGGCAGTGTGTTCCTCACCTGTGCCTGAAGACAGCAGTGAGCCGAGGGAAGGCAGTGTTGGCTGAGCCCCGCAGCTCCTCACCGTGGGGAAGGAAGTGCTCCAGCACCAACCAGTCGTCCTCATTCACCAGCCTACTCTTGCACACTTGTCTGGCCAGCATCACGTACATGTAAGACTGGGCCTGGAACATATCTTTGTGTTAACACCTGCACTCAGAAATGAAGTTTTTAAATGTAAGAGGTACACTGGCAAGGacagtaaaatatatatatgtctaaGAGAAGAGCCAGAATGCTTAATGTTTAACCAAAATTGGACACACAGACTGGTATTTATCATATGGCTTGGGCAGTGGAAGATGAGCAAAGTACAGTGCAAAAGCCTGAGTGAGTCTAAGCAACAGCCAGGCCATCACAGCAGTGCCTCTCTGACCTGCTGGGGAAAT
The Portunus trituberculatus isolate SZX2019 chromosome 30, ASM1759143v1, whole genome shotgun sequence DNA segment above includes these coding regions:
- the LOC123510962 gene encoding uncharacterized protein LOC123510962 isoform X2 gives rise to the protein MYVMLARQVCKSRLVNEDDWLVLEHFLPHGEELRGSANTAFPRLTAVFRHRDAVVIVMCLLLLWIATEDLYFQLSILLVALTTCGLYCMYWLQKAACLGQFVSSLKEMNHLTSKTVRLLLEMDLIGKGFVLAQGPGAAMASLHEESPHMSCLSEALLSTVAAATKLLTLAHIALEPGIPHYPAIRHLFDEPPSLEQSCSLTQQLQYMKSRVTVIKLQTSAVLTELLLWLHGSQADSEYRGVVDFIATSYKEDAFLEKMQSLQKQYEYNKCFWLMERPSVNTSPSIEEKKKNVYVAVHSLGLHLRAALARVQSLESDFERESDTSELCKSECLEAFPSYEHFKAQLTALRLELDACQGCLEEAEVRGARKYGAASESSEERASLPCTAGEEEQVEQVTAAKLPAILLYDQQIVPAEDEVFEVDMNSRVLEEEVGVPDDDLWCVDARREKQMLRQQKEQGKRVLRELQPILVSRRKMWEEREKVALEKLRIRPAQQNIVKVTEKEEVSQEEEEESAGDPGETAPVTIEELNTAALRGVRPPAASLASVQDEVDSDEERLAAYRKIRQELDEDEEERIVNEVRLKAAVTLSHSGEDERQFLSSTCRRTEVIGDCIDSDSDSEEETVSVLRRRPPVNFCWGDDEREKDSSGEEVNAGEEETFTHNENLKEDESRQIDWTTFALPTHHTTSLDSRLNLYSGSSCLGFQAQVAAQASAASKDFWMASKQLEETFGGTGEGEVFGDSSDEDNDDEK
- the LOC123510962 gene encoding uncharacterized protein LOC123510962 isoform X1; this translates as MEDEEDEEVVFEGSAIHQHLLDVGYSYTDFEQSQYTAPASTQQTQDGSSPDSQSGWLAAGCAWWTRLPRHLFGASPKLAQSYMYVMLARQVCKSRLVNEDDWLVLEHFLPHGEELRGSANTAFPRLTAVFRHRDAVVIVMCLLLLWIATEDLYFQLSILLVALTTCGLYCMYWLQKAACLGQFVSSLKEMNHLTSKTVRLLLEMDLIGKGFVLAQGPGAAMASLHEESPHMSCLSEALLSTVAAATKLLTLAHIALEPGIPHYPAIRHLFDEPPSLEQSCSLTQQLQYMKSRVTVIKLQTSAVLTELLLWLHGSQADSEYRGVVDFIATSYKEDAFLEKMQSLQKQYEYNKCFWLMERPSVNTSPSIEEKKKNVYVAVHSLGLHLRAALARVQSLESDFERESDTSELCKSECLEAFPSYEHFKAQLTALRLELDACQGCLEEAEVRGARKYGAASESSEERASLPCTAGEEEQVEQVTAAKLPAILLYDQQIVPAEDEVFEVDMNSRVLEEEVGVPDDDLWCVDARREKQMLRQQKEQGKRVLRELQPILVSRRKMWEEREKVALEKLRIRPAQQNIVKVTEKEEVSQEEEEESAGDPGETAPVTIEELNTAALRGVRPPAASLASVQDEVDSDEERLAAYRKIRQELDEDEEERIVNEVRLKAAVTLSHSGEDERQFLSSTCRRTEVIGDCIDSDSDSEEETVSVLRRRPPVNFCWGDDEREKDSSGEEVNAGEEETFTHNENLKEDESRQIDWTTFALPTHHTTSLDSRLNLYSGSSCLGFQAQVAAQASAASKDFWMASKQLEETFGGTGEGEVFGDSSDEDNDDEK